A window from Primulina huaijiensis isolate GDHJ02 chromosome 11, ASM1229523v2, whole genome shotgun sequence encodes these proteins:
- the LOC140988334 gene encoding uncharacterized protein, with translation MVMSKVNQVFVNMKFIVLCFPLECNASVYVISLNVYVLGVGCFNWYQSKKIPPKRKIIEEDDRTPPTDKTVKVVDEFSKLLKEQAKVHGEQIQQLLSMQTSTQDRGQGRGQGRTESAEGGSYELFRRMNPPEFIGGPDPLVALEWVKSLEAVFDFLKFTDTDKWNEFKELLYAKYFSREVKAKKMKEFLELRMRLCPFIAGNDKDKGEHFLRGLKPEIRGDVHMSKVVTYQEIVERALLAEHDEQEIEKERQLRQQAFQARGQGASANVRGGHKGKCKMEQRNKPPLSSSETERALCPKCGKSHKRECLITSGRCYRCKEMGHTAHKCPLASNQGRVQGRILAMTKEGVNSDSSVISGNILISGKEALTLIDTGATHSFMSEVFVHSLSTKQTIMSLHFNIVLPSGDKICPTSILKACPVQMGTRLFFADFIVIPKVAFDVLFGMDWLSAYHAVIDSVGKTVKFLWG, from the exons ATGGTTATGTCCAAAGTTAATCAAGTTTTTGTTAATATGAAATTCATTGTGTTATGTTTCCCTTTAGAATGTAATGCTTCCGTGTATGTTATTTCTTTAAATGTATATGTCTTGGGTGTGGggtgtttcaattggtatcagagcaag AAAATACCTCCCAAGAGAAAGATTATCGAAGAGGATGATAGGACCCCTCCGACTGATAAGACTGTGAAAGTTGTTGATGAATTCAGTAAGCTATTAAAAgaacaagcgaaagtccatggcGAACAGATTCAACAATTATTGAGCATGCAAACTTCGACCCAGGATCGTGGCCAAGGGAGAGGTCAAGGTAGAACGGAAAGCGCTGAAGGTGGTTCTTATGAATTGTTCCGACGAATGAACCCTCCTGAatttattggtggtcctgatcCACTAGTGGCTCTTGAATGGGTCAAATCATTGGAGGCTGTCTTTGATTTTTTGAAGTTCACTGATACAGATAAG TGGAACGAGTTCAAGGAACTATTATAtgccaaatatttttcaagggaAGTCAAGGCAAAGAAAATGAAAGAATTTCTTGAATTGAG GATGCGTCTTTGTCCCTTTATTGCTGGAAATGATAAAGATAAGGGGGAACACTTCCTTCGTGGTTTGAAGCCAGAGATTAGAGGTGACGTTCATATGTCAAAAGTGGTCACATATCAAGAGATTGTTGAGAGAGCTTTGCTTGCCGAGCATGATGAACAAGAGATCGAGAAGGAGCGACAGTTGAGACAACAAGCTTTCCAAGCAAGAGGTCAAGGGGCAAGTGCTAATGTTCGAGGTGGCCACAAAGGAAAATGTAAGATGGAGCAGCGTAATAAACCTCCTTTGTCTTCCTCGGAGACGGAGAGAGCGTTGTGTCCTAAGTGTGGCAAGTCACACAAGAGAGAATGTTTGATTACAAGTGGTCGATGTTATAGATGCAAAGAAATGGGGCACACGGCGCATAAGTGCCCTCTTGCTTCGAATCAAGGAAGAGTTCAAGGTAGAATTTTAGCAATGACTAAAGAAGGTGTTAATTCTGATTCTTCGGtaatatcaggtaatattttaatatctgGCAAGGAAGCACTTACATTAATTGATACTGGTGCGACACactcttttatgtctgaagtgtttGTGCATTCTTTATCTACTAAACAAACTATCATGTCTTTACACTTCAATATTGTTTTGCCCTCTGGAGATAAAATTTGTCCCACTAGTATCCTTAAGGCTTGTCCTGTACAAATGGGTACAAGATTATTTTTTGCTGATTTCATAGTTATTCCGAAGGTTGCTTTTGATGTTCTATTCGGTATGGACTGGTTGTCTGCCTATCATGCGGTGATTGACAGTGTGGGCAAGACAGTGAAGTTTTTATGGGGGTGA